In Gadus morhua chromosome 2, gadMor3.0, whole genome shotgun sequence, the DNA window cacacacacacacacacacacacacacacacaaacccacacgtgACAGGATTGAGCGAGGATCTTTGATGGCGCGAGGCCTGCTCATAATGGGTGAGGCTGAGAGCAGTCTGGTCGCGATCGCTGCTGCGGCTGACCCGGGATCAGTCTGAAGCACCTGTCTAGACGTGggctcctctcacacacacacacacacacacacacacacacacacacacacacacacacacacacacacacacacaccacagacacacacacacacacacacacacacacacacacacacacacacacacacacacacacacacacacacacacacacacacacacacacacacacacacacacacacacactcacacaaacactctcggAAGGCCATCGACCGGTCATGGCCTTGGCTTCTTATCAGACACTGGTCTACTAATTTTCAACTGAGTCAATAGAGATAAAATTAAACTCTTTGTCTTGCCACTCTTTCTAGGAGTTTCGACAAGTTCAGATatcatgtgtctctgtgtcttttaCTCAGAATCACAAGTCTGCCCACtgaagcgctctctctctctctctctctctctctctctctctctctctctctctctctctctctctctctctctctctctctctctctctctctctctccctctctctcttcctatctctctGGGGTTTTCCTGGCAATGGAAGAAGCATTTCACGAGCACTGACCCAGTGAAGCAGATTAAAGAAGACTTCTGCGGAAagaaaattaatttaaaacacAACCGCAAAGGCTACTGGATGATTTCGTTtttgggtggggaggggggtcagcATGGGGCATATTTGCGTggaaaagaggaggggggggggggggggggggggggggggttcgtgtGTATTTAGAGTCTCGCTAATTGTGTCCACGACCAAGCCACGTCATGCTGCCCTTGTTATTATACGGCTGTGATGTGAGTGAGGCTGAAACAAAAGGAGGCAACAATGGTTTCATACGGAGAATAAGGCTCTTGTTTAACAGGTCTTGCGGTAACTTGCTGCGTTCGTTAGACTAGTAAACACTTCATTACCATTCAGACCGACCCAGTATCCTACATAGTCTCTCgtattacacacatacacacacacacgcacgcacgcacacaccatcatGTGTACGTACGTCCCAGATCAGGCCCTGTATTCCCGTTTAAAAAACATTCAGGACACACTCCTCCCAAAGACTTtacacaccccccaccccaacgtcacacacacacacacacacacacacacacatgattgtGATTGACAGCGTCTTTGTCCCATTGTGTTGAGCTGTCGCCTctgatgaagacacacacacacacacacacacacacacacacacacacacacacacacacacacacacacacacacacacacacacacacacacacacacacacacacacacacacacaccgagcggTGTAAAGTGCAGATAAAACTACAGGTCCACCACCGGTTGCACTGTGTCCTCCGCCCTAATTTACCCCACGCACGCTCCACACGGCAGGGCTGAGGCAGGGAGGTTGCCCGTACGAGGCCCTTTCTCCCTGGGCATCCCCTCTGTCCCGTGGGCGGGGGGCCCCGGGACGTGGGGGGGGGACATCTGGAAGGGGAGGCTCCGGGGCCACGCAGTGTGTCTGAGGAGGGCCGTCATTAACGGGGTACACCCCTCCGCCGGGATGGGAACCAGGTCACATTCTCTCACACGGCACAAtgccggggtgtgtgtgtgtgtgtgtgtgtgtgtgtgtgtgtgtgtgtgtgtgtgtgtgtgtgtgtgtgtgtgtgtgtgtgtgtgtgtgtgtgtgtgtgtgtgagaagggtggggtccggggggggttgggtccgggaggctgtgggtgggggggaggccaTGACCTTTTTATATCCATCAACAGATCACATGCTCGGCCCAAAGTTatgcacatgaaaaaaacaaaacacatggcgtacgcacacacccacagaaaaagaacacacacacataaagaacacacacacacacacacacacacacacacacacacacacacacacacacacacacacacacacacacacacacacacacacatacaaacaggcaGGCATCTGTGCGTGCACAGAGAAATACGAAGGGCATCCACAATTGAATTTGCTATTACGAATGCCTCCGAGGTGATCCACATAGGGCTTGCACAGGACAGGATTGTCCACGCGGTCGTCCGAGCTGCGTTTTAATGGAGGCATCACAGGACACAGACACTTTGTTTCACGGCAATTATAGTCGCTGTCTGCGACGCCATCCATCTGCGTCTGGCGTGCTCGCAGCACTCCTATTCTCTGACATAGTCAGCGGTCAGAAAGGGATCTCTCTATTGTCACACGCAATCTGAGGACTTAACTCGCTACTCCACATTTCCATGCTCATAAAGTAAATTCCATCACATTACTATCGTGATTATGCTGGCTCATTGCCTCCTGACGGCTGGGTACAATGAAATACTGCCCCCATCTGGTGATTGGAGTGTACTTGAAAAATAAAACGTTGTGGCGGGGCTTTTCCAACATTGTTGGACTGTTCTATGTAGAATCCTATAGAAAACATTCAATTGAAagtaattcaaaattgtgtttaTTTCGAAAGCAAGTTGTTACATTTCAAATTAGATGCTCAATCCACCTCTCTCAtaatacttttaaaaacaacacaaattcagcttatttaaaaagaaatgaaaataaaGATTTAACAGCAGTTATGACTGTGTGAACAATATTTTGCTTAGTCAACACTATACTTAAACTAATAAAGAAATACgtaattaaaaacacaacatgataagctatatatatttaatttttaattcCTGTCAGGGTCTTAGTATTTGGTTAAATACAACCTCTCTTAATATGGTTTCAGTATAATTTAAATCTATTCTCTGTAAATTTGTCTGATTTGTGCTTAGTCTTTTTTTGTCCACAGGACTCATAACTTATTCTCTGTGTGCTATATTCTAAAGCATTTACAGTATAATATTCAGACGTCTCACGTTGTAATGAATAAGGCACAGATTCATCGTAATTATACAAGTATCGCTGCaatgtatgtgactgtgtgtgtgggtttgtgcataggtgtgtgggtgtgtgtgtccatgcgcaATGTTTGTGCATATCTGTGCATGTATTTCGCATTGAGGTCATTCTGCATTACCACACCGTCTTTGACAATCTCTGTGCAATTGTGCGTGTCGTCGGTCAGCATCTCTCGGACAAATCCCccccacaaataaaatgatatttGATCACTGGCAGTCTACCTCGTTCACCCTCACACCCCCTTCCAGAGGGAAAGTTCCGGAATCGGTCATCGTCGTCGGCAACGGCGTTGGCAACGGGTGGGttaggggatggggagggggggggtcagggtgcaGCGATCTCAGTTGGGGGAGACGGTGCGTCGCCGCAGGCAGCTACAGGTGAGGCACTTGAGGATGCTCATGGTGATGTGCATCAGGGGTCCTAAGTTGAAGAGCAGGTTGTAGAAGGTGTTGACGGACAGGCCGCCGGTCTCGTCGGCGTACTTCAGCGCCACGATGGGCGTGTACAGGCTGTTGGTGAGGTTCCTGAAGCGCGGGCTGCTGGACTCGATGACCTTCTTGGTGCACTGCGGAGACGGAGGGGGACGGCGTGAGGTTTGCGCTCGAGTTGTCGAgttgagacagacaggaaggtatgggagatagataCCAATTGGAATCACTCAATCGCGTTCCTTTTCCATTGGAAAGACAAAAAGGCTAATCTTTGAAGGGAAACATATCTGGTTCACACACCTTGGCGATATCTTCCGGTGTCTGGCCCATCGCCTCGAATATATCAATGGAGGAGGGCAGGTACACGTCTTTGAAGTAGCGAACTGTGTCTGCATCGACGCCCGGGAACTCCATCTTCGCCACATCGGCCATCATCTTGGTCTCGAATTCCGTGTGGACCGGGCCGGGCTCGATCATGGACAACCTgaatggagaggggaggagaagtaataataataaaataataataataaataataatataatacgttGATTTGATACAGCGCCTTTCTCACACTGAAGGCCGCTTTACAGATTCATGAGAACGAGAAGTACAACaacaccaaaaaaacaacaacatatacagtatattatgCTATATACAGAGGGTCTATGcagtggtggaagaggaggagaagtgtTCTAGCAACAGAATGGTCTTGAGATGGGCTttaaagagagggaaggagggacagTCACGGAGGGATTGAGGAAGGGAATTCCAGAGTTACTGAAAGACCAGCCACCTAGGGTAGACAGTCTGCTGCCGGGGACAGAGTTGGACAGAAGTGCTGGAACAGCCGGGAGAGTGAAGCACTGTTCAATCCCACTCAAATTTGAATGGGAACGTCTCCAACTCCTGAGCTCCACCAGAGACCTCAGGGTCTGGGCTTATAAGGGAAACGCTGCCCTTCGTCATTAGTTGAAGACTGCTCACACAGAATCCAGCAAGAATGATGAGACATAAAATCGTTGAAGGTGAAGGCTAGCTACTCGTCCACCGTAAAAtaatatattgttatttttacaTTGATTGATTTCAACCCAGAAAGAAACGCTTGGAAGACGCGCCCTGTGCGTTAGACACTGTAGTGGAAGCGACATAACAGATCAGTTTGAAAGATCCTTCCCTCTTTGGGAATTCCAATGGCCAGGTTTTCCACCTGATTATTAACCATATCACTCATTCAACCTGCTAAATTAACCGATCTCTTTGCAAAATAATAAATTGTACCCCTTTTGCCCTTCCCTGCTGCTAACCTTCGGACCAAAAATAAAGCACAGCATCTCTCTGCGAGCGATAAGGAAGATTCCCTCCTTTCCATCTTGGCTCCGAAAATCTCTCTAAACTTTCTGGACCCACACACTctataaaatacaacaaacaaaatgCACATTCCATGAGCTATAGGAGCTATAGGAGAAGCAGAGGAAAAGCCACTGACCTGACGCTGAACTTCATTAGTTGCACGGCCATGCACTCACAGAATCCCTCCATGGCGAACTTAGAGGCTGTGTAGACGTCATTGAACACCACTCCTAGAACAACAACAGATGTTGTCACTGTCTGCAGCCCCAGTACTTACTTAGCAGCAGCAGGCACGGCTTGGTGGAAAATAGTGTCAACAGACCAGATGATTGAGATTTCATAcatggagggaaaagaacggaGGCGGAAAATCTGTGACTGGTCAAGTACTTGATCTGGTGAACCAAAAAGCAAAGCTATTTCAAGTCAAAATGAAAATGTACATTCAATATAATGGGAGGATTCACTGCTTTCAGAAAGTAtacccaaaaaaacaaaacagttgaGGTCATTCTAGCGTTTGAAAACACTCACATGTTTTTAAATAATTAAGGGACTTAACAGAtacttcccacacacacagacacacagacacacagacacacacacacacacacacacacacacacacacacacacacacacacacacacacacacacacacacacacacacacacacacacacacacacacatacaaaattgTCCCTGCTCTTCAAATGCGAATACCTTGAAGTCCCATGACACTGCTCATGACGATGATGTGTCCCGAACGCCTCGCTTTCATATCGGGCATGACCTCTTTGATCATGCGCACCACGCCAAAGAAGTTAGTCTCAAACACTTTCTTCATCTGGTCTATGCTGATGCTCTCCACGGGCCCCAGAATGCCCACACCTGCATTGTTAACTGTGGAGAAAACACGCAGGAAAAACAGTCAGTGGCTTACAAACACCGTTTGGATCCTTCTTTGTATTTCAGGCATCGAATTGTATGCCCTATAAAAATGCTTTGCTTTTGCACTTTGTCGCATGCGGTCACTTTATATGTTAATAAAAACAGGTTATGAAAGCGAAATCGGATGCTGCAACTCCGATTGCTGCCACCAGGTGTCGCTGTGGGACTGAGCAAGTAAGAAtctgtggggggcgggggggggattgaCTGTCCGGTGTATGTAAAATTGGTTGTCAGGATAGGGAAGAAAAGCCTTTTTATGTATGCATAGGCTTTTGAAACATttacatatctatctatctatatttcATAGAATGATTGGAAAAAAATGGTATGTAAAAATGTTTCCCAACACACTTGTGGCCCTCCCACAGATGGCATGACAGGGCAGATTATAGGACCAAAGTCCGTGGTTAGTACAGCTGGGCTTCCTATCGAGTCCCACTCACTGAGGATATCAATATGGCGGTCCTTGACGCTGTTTATGCACTGCGAGACGGAGTCGTCGCTGCACACGTCCAACGGGTGCAGCGTGAGGCTCTTCCCGAAGGTGTCCCCGGCAGCCTCCACcagcttctccttcttcttcaggTCCCTCATGGTGGCGATGACTGGGCAGAAaggcagagggacagggagTCATGAGTCATCGAGTAGGGTTGATGATCCTAGACATATGAGACGCTATAAAACCGTGAGGCGATGAGCTCTATCTTGGGCAGGGCTTATTTTGAACTCAGATTCAACTCAGAGTCAAGATTGTGTTTGTGACATGCACGTGTgttggaaaaacacacacacgtgcattcatgtgcacacacagactcgcacaaacacacaaatcgcacacacaatacacacagacatttgtgtgcacacacagactcgcacatacacacacacagacacacacacacacacagtcacacactcacatagatacacaaaaaacacacacacactcacacacacaagcacatacacacacaagctggaGAATGCAGGTCCGAATGTGACTGTATGTTGGCTCACCCAGCAGATTTTAGAGACCACACTATTGAATTCCTTTGAACTTTAGCCGCCTGGCAAATCTACCAATGCACGTGAGGCTGTTATCTATTATCTGCTGTGATGGCAGCTATCAGCACATTGTtgacccttctctctctctcactgcgtTTACAGTTGCCCTGCTCAATGTCCTGTGTGACCTTATCTCCTAAGGAACAGAGACGGTGCTGTTACACAATGGGCCATCACCAGCCGGGTGTAAACAACTACTTAATCACACGTTGATGGGAGAacagttgtttttctttgtcggTTGAAACTTGATACTCCCAATAGAACCTATGTCAAGAACAAAGATCCCAATCAAAATGCACAGACAGCACTGAGTAGTTAGTGTAATCTAGTTATTTGAGgatatttgtattttctttcttgTGGTTTCATGTTGAGATAATGGTAATAGGCAGTGATACATGCCAGTTGCTTAATTTCCACTCCAACTTTTCTGTCTCAGACACCAAATTGGCCACGTATTTGAGGGTTTGCATAGGCAAAGAGTTTGTAATGATTACAAAATCCAACAGAGAGTCCATGGAACAACATGGAGATTTAGGCTATGTATCCAGTAAGAGGCGAACAAGAGGGTCATTGTTCTTCTAGCTCCTGGAGGAATTATTCCTGGGCAGCTTAAACATTCTTGTAGGAACCACACTGCATTGCATGCACGTTTTTAGAGCTGATCTGAATCTGGCTGCTATAGGCCACTCATTAAAAATCTCTGGGCGATGCAATAACTCATTTCTCGCGGATTTCCTAATGTAGTCTCCATAAGTAGTAACGTTGATCACTTCATCTGCTCAGTTGGTGTTTCCTGGAACAGGTCAAAGTTCAGCGAGAATTATTCGACTCAGAGCAGTTTTAAGGGAGCAGTAGTTAATCGTCTCGTTCCAATTCACGGCAATGGCTCCCCAGAGTCGAGTACCCCCCCCCAAGAAAAACACGTACAGAAAAAGCACTTAACCCTATGCGACGATATGAACTTTCTAGTGGGGCGAGATCCGACCCTTAACTCTTGTTGAGCCCCGATGAAGACTTCAAACAAGTCTTGCGTTAGAGTGAACCTTCGCTTGTACAGGTCTCAAACTTTGTCCCCCTTTCCACACTCGCTCCAGTGAAGGAACTATAGGCACATTAGGCACGGCACTAAACCAGAGCAGCAGTCTACAATTCAGTGCGATAAAGAGGTCTTTGTGCGAGAGAAGTCACTTGAAAGAGAACTGGCAGCAGCGTCTTTTATGGTCCCCCGACTGGCTAGAGGCATCCTTGCACAGCCGTAGCCAGCCCAGGAAACTGCGCTTTTGAGCTGATAATGGTTGAATCAAAGGAGTCCCAAATCCGAGTCCTCACAATAGGATATGGTTTGATATCGTTAGGGTAGCGCTGCTATATTGCAATGCTAGTAATAAATGAGGTATTAGCTGTGAGGCAGGCATGCGACCATATGGGGATTCTTAGACCTAGGATTGAACTCAAAATAAGTTGTGAATGCGTTTTTAAACGAATTGCATGCCAAAGAAACATTAACACACCCCAACTTATCTACGCAAAGGAAAAAAGGTAAAGGAGGCGCATTTACCATGGTAGCGCTTCTTTTCATCTTTGGCCAGCGTGACGGCGATTCGTAACCCGATGCCGGAGGAGCAACCGGTGATCAACACAACTTTTTGCCCACTGTTCGCCATGACTTGTCCAGAAAGGCGGTGTGTTTTAGTAGCCCAGTCCTCTGCTTCTTATGGTTGCTGCTTGGGGAGACCGATCACCGACCTTTAAAAAACTAAAGCGGATCATGTAGTACAGCAGCCATGTGAGCGCCTAATTCCCCAGTCA includes these proteins:
- the rdh8a gene encoding retinol dehydrogenase 8a — encoded protein: MANSGQKVVLITGCSSGIGLRIAVTLAKDEKKRYHVIATMRDLKKKEKLVEAAGDTFGKSLTLHPLDVCSDDSVSQCINSVKDRHIDILINNAGVGILGPVESISIDQMKKVFETNFFGVVRMIKEVMPDMKARRSGHIIVMSSVMGLQGVVFNDVYTASKFAMEGFCECMAVQLMKFSVRLSMIEPGPVHTEFETKMMADVAKMEFPGVDADTVRYFKDVYLPSSIDIFEAMGQTPEDIAKCTKKVIESSSPRFRNLTNSLYTPIVALKYADETGGLSVNTFYNLLFNLGPLMHITMSILKCLTCSCLRRRTVSPN